From the Brassica napus cultivar Da-Ae chromosome A8, Da-Ae, whole genome shotgun sequence genome, one window contains:
- the LOC106418953 gene encoding uncharacterized protein LOC106418953, which yields MASTSAVSLFMPLTQNRSPSSTKTVALRKPLLPLKPSKASSSSLAMPSRRFQVNASNLKMEKAVSGLAAAALTVSMVIPEVAEAAGSGISPSLKNFLLSIASGGVVLTVIIGVVVGVSNFDPVKRG from the coding sequence ATGGCTTCTACCTCCGCCGTGTCATTGTTCATGCCACTCACCCAAAACCGATCGCCGTCGTCGACAAAAACTGTAGCCTTACGCAAGCCACTATTGCCTTTGAAGCCATCTAAGGCGTCATCCTCCTCCTTAGCCATGCCTTCACGGAGGTTTCAAGTGAATGCATCTAACCTGAAGATGGAGAAGGCTGTGAGCGGCTTAGCAGCAGCAGCTCTCACCGTTTCAATGGTGATCCCTGAGGTGGCTGAAGCCGCAGGCTCAGGAATCTCTCCCTCTCTCAAGAACTTCTTGCTTAGCATTGCCTCGGGAGGAGTGGTGCTCACGGTCATTATCGGTGTGGTTGTTGGTGTCTCCAACTTTGATCCTGTTAAGAGAGGCTAA
- the LOC106363011 gene encoding uncharacterized protein LOC106363011: protein MITRINSVPPPVEEAGSDCLLWRHRENDYKAWFSSKNTWNQIRRQGDTVEWSKLIWFSHTVPRDSFIAWLAIRNRLSTGDHTQIWGEHQSCRLCGEPNESRDHLFFVCPYSYTIWTELTSSLLPRPNPDWGITVTMLLSPRRSNTDSCLLRLSFQAVIHSVWRERNSRKHTGVYRTAQQLTRFIDKTIRNRSSLRYKSAEKCSALMIRWMGRNE, encoded by the coding sequence ATGATTACACGCATCAACTCAGTACCACCGCCGGTAGAGGAGGCAGGCAGCGACTGTTTGCTCTGGCGTCACAGGGAGAATGACTACAAAGCATGGTTCTCTTCGAAGAACACTTGGAATCAGATAAGAAGACAAGGCGACACAGTGGAATGGAGCAAGCTAATCTGGTTCTCACACACTGTTCCTCGCGACTCGTTCATCGCGTGGCTGGCCATCCGCAATAGGCTCTCGACTGGTGACCATACTCAAATATGGGGCGAGCATCAGTCATGTCGATTGTGTGGTGAGCCAAACGAGTCCCGCGACCATCTCTTTTTTGTGTGTCCGTATTCATATACGATTTGGACAGAGCTCACAAGCTCTCTCCTGCCTAGACCAAACCCAGACTGGGGCATCACAGTTACAATGCTGTTATCGCCTCGCAGGTCTAATACTGACTCATGTCTTCTTCGGCTCTCCTTCCAAGCTGTAATACACAGTGTGTGGAGGGAACGGAACAGCAGGAAACACACAGGCGTTTACCGTACAGCTCAACAGCTCACGCGGTTCATAGACAAGACTATACGCAATCGCTCCTCGCTACGTTACAAGAGCGCAGAGAAGTGCAGTGCTCTGATGATTCGTTGGATGGGAAGGAATGAGTAA
- the LOC106418784 gene encoding uncharacterized protein LOC106418784, with the protein MIWLLFFSNQSIWSSWFRAEILDGNIQMFWVINTSQKHSWLVNNLLDAREIIYPWIRQRVQNSETTYFWSTKWSPYGKLSDYLQTVGAMRLPVTKNATIAEQCENGAWVVPNARSDRQLKVISYLTTLSLTDYGDEPEWWPGDQKQPRFQTGKIYDLLRPSTPTVSWHREVWFSGGIPKHMFLVWLMVKNRCPTRDRILSWGLQTDPRCLYNNVSDESIAHCFFECNFTWDIWKTVVLKCCFNSSRQWQTILHQLQQHSTNKVHKTLLLLCWQATLYTLWT; encoded by the coding sequence ATGATTTGGTTGCTTTTCTTCTCCAATCAATCAATATGGTCATCATGGTTTAGAGCTGAAATCCTTGACGGGAATATTCAAATGTTCTGGGTGATCAACACAAGTCAGAAACACTCCTGGCTAGTGAACAATCTACTTGATGCTAGGGAAATCATCTACCCTTGGATTAGGCAACGTGTTCAAAACAGTGAAACTACTTACTTTTGGTCTACCAAATGGTCTCCCTATGGAAAGCTATCTGACTACCTTCAAACCGTCGGTGCAATGCGTCTTCCAGTAACCAAAAATGCTACTATTGCTGAACAATGTGAGAATGGAGCATGGGTCGTTCCAAATGCACGCTCAGACAGACAACTAAAGGTCATCTCTTATCTCACTACTTTGTCCCTAACTGACTACGGTGATGAACCTGAATGGTGGCCTGGGGATCAAAAGCAGCCGAGGTTCCAAACGGGTAAGATCTATGATCTGCTTCGCCCCTCTACCCCTACGGTTTCATGGCATCGCGAGGTATGGTTCTCGGGAGGTATCCCAAAGCATATGTTCTTAGTGTGGTTGATGGTGAAAAACAGGTGCCCCACCAGAGATAGGATACTGAGTTGGGGACTGCAAACAGACCCTAGATGTCTGTACAATAATGTTTCGGATGAGTCCATCGCCCACTGCTTCTTTGAATGCAACTTCACTTGGGATATTTGGAAAACCGTTGTTTTAAAGTGCTGCTTCAACTCTTCCAGGCAGTGGCAAACCATCTTACACCAGCTTCAACAACACTCCACAAACAAGGTGCACAAGACTCTGCTTCTTCTATGCTGGCAAGCGACTCTTTACACACTGTGGACATAG